In a genomic window of Chryseobacterium sp. G0162:
- a CDS encoding suppressor of fused domain protein, which yields MDKELIKKIQDKKHYYENIEALEKHLDQHFKSEEMTVFHEMLSLDFHLDVYFIQPEDEDFNLLITSGMSLLEMQVPDAIENKEDYTFAELLMILPKDLKFEKIYPSEGENDWIIGMIKDMARFPHHQDTFLTEGHSLQAWSDVSEPYDENTQFTSSILLPSATFDDDFMQIASDDRIITLYTLFPLYQNELEYKIENGYGKFFDLLIAGNIPDIFDNNRKNLLE from the coding sequence ATGGACAAGGAACTAATCAAGAAAATACAAGACAAAAAACATTATTACGAAAATATTGAGGCTTTGGAAAAACATTTAGATCAGCATTTCAAAAGTGAGGAAATGACTGTTTTTCATGAAATGCTGTCTCTCGATTTTCATCTTGATGTTTATTTTATCCAACCTGAAGATGAAGACTTTAATCTGCTAATAACTTCTGGTATGAGTCTACTGGAAATGCAGGTTCCCGATGCCATCGAAAACAAGGAAGACTACACTTTTGCAGAGCTTTTGATGATACTTCCTAAAGATCTAAAATTTGAAAAAATATATCCAAGTGAGGGAGAAAATGATTGGATCATAGGCATGATAAAAGATATGGCAAGGTTTCCTCATCATCAGGATACGTTCTTAACCGAAGGACACTCTCTGCAGGCGTGGAGTGATGTTTCGGAACCTTATGATGAAAATACTCAGTTTACAAGCAGTATTTTATTGCCTTCCGCTACTTTTGATGACGATTTTATGCAAATTGCCAGTGATGACAGAATCATTACCCTGTACACCCTTTTCCCACTCTACCAAAATGAATTGGAGTATAAAATAGAAAACGGGTATGGTAAGTTTTTCGACTTATTGATTGCGGGTAATATTCCTGATATTTTTGATAATAACCGTAAAAATTTATTAGAATAA
- a CDS encoding winged helix-turn-helix transcriptional regulator yields MKKERMELGPECKNHIRGVKDTVYLLEGKWKTIIISHLYFGGKMRFMDLKRQLEGIAAKTLSKELKDLEMNNLVSRTQNNTMPVTVDYELTEFGKSLHDIIDTMAKWGIEYREQLLKN; encoded by the coding sequence ATGAAAAAGGAGAGAATGGAACTGGGACCGGAATGTAAAAACCATATCCGTGGCGTAAAGGACACGGTCTATTTACTCGAAGGGAAATGGAAAACGATTATCATCAGTCACCTGTATTTTGGAGGTAAGATGCGTTTTATGGATTTGAAGAGACAGCTGGAAGGCATTGCAGCCAAAACTCTTTCAAAGGAACTTAAGGATCTTGAGATGAATAATTTGGTGAGCAGAACCCAAAACAATACCATGCCTGTGACGGTAGATTATGAGCTTACAGAATTTGGAAAAAGCCTGCATGATATTATTGATACGATGGCCAAATGGGGAATAGAATATAGGGAGCAACTGCTTAAAAACTAA
- the arr gene encoding NAD(+)--rifampin ADP-ribosyltransferase yields MEFSPFNHVVKLCIQGMGMEEQNKSEEAEKLFMQGWNEATDDFEKFLAAYYVARLQKKVYNRLQWFEIALQHALKANDDTSKSAFHTLYLKIAECYHELSDPEKVKEYNALAISVKDKIFDKGPFYHGTKADLKIGDFLTAGGHSNYKSEFIMNHIYFTSLVNGAGLAAALAKGDGSEKVYVVEPVGSFENDPNLTDKKFPGNLTRSYRSEAPLKIIGEATGWNKPDPEELQKFRGKLENNKGEIIN; encoded by the coding sequence ATGGAATTTTCACCATTTAACCATGTAGTTAAACTCTGTATCCAGGGAATGGGTATGGAAGAACAAAACAAATCTGAAGAAGCTGAAAAATTATTTATGCAAGGCTGGAATGAAGCAACAGACGATTTCGAAAAATTTCTTGCAGCGTATTACGTGGCCCGACTTCAAAAAAAAGTTTACAATCGGCTACAATGGTTTGAAATAGCTCTACAACATGCTTTAAAAGCAAATGATGATACGTCTAAAAGTGCTTTTCATACTCTTTATTTAAAGATTGCCGAATGTTATCATGAGCTTTCAGATCCGGAAAAAGTAAAAGAATATAATGCGCTGGCAATATCGGTAAAAGATAAAATCTTTGATAAAGGTCCTTTTTATCATGGAACCAAAGCTGATCTGAAAATAGGAGATTTCTTAACAGCAGGGGGCCATTCTAATTATAAGTCTGAATTTATCATGAATCATATTTACTTTACATCCTTAGTCAATGGAGCTGGACTTGCTGCTGCATTAGCAAAAGGAGATGGATCAGAAAAGGTATATGTGGTAGAACCAGTGGGAAGTTTTGAAAATGATCCGAATCTGACTGATAAAAAATTTCCGGGTAATCTGACCCGTTCCTATCGCTCTGAAGCTCCATTGAAAATTATTGGGGAAGCAACCGGTTGGAATAAGCCGGACCCTGAAGAACTTCAGAAATTTCGTGGCAAATTGGAAAACAATAAAGGAGAAATAATTAATTAA
- a CDS encoding MBL fold metallo-hydrolase, protein MKKTAFSLLALLLHLACQAQNFDVIPLGIYGGEQEDNLSAYLVGGTKDNTFLCLDAGTVNTGIRKAIQQKSLTGSEETVLKDQIKGYFISHGHLDHLAGLIINSPADAKKDIFAIPSVIQILQNHYFITDTWINFADQGQKPILGKYHYNELQEGVETPTQKTSFFLTGFELSHVNPYKSSAALVRNNDYYLLYLGDTGADRIEKSDRMDNLWKNVAPLIQKKQLNTLLIEVSFPNSQPENLLFGHLTPNLLVEELEKLKEKTGKKDLEDLTIVVTHRKPTGNNPEIIKQELLKNNPLKVKYVFPEQGKRINLP, encoded by the coding sequence ATGAAAAAAACAGCATTTTCTTTACTGGCGCTTTTGTTACATCTGGCCTGCCAGGCACAAAATTTTGACGTTATTCCATTAGGTATTTATGGAGGAGAACAGGAAGATAACTTATCTGCTTATTTAGTTGGAGGTACCAAAGACAATACATTCCTTTGCCTGGATGCCGGAACGGTAAATACCGGAATCCGAAAAGCAATTCAACAAAAAAGCCTTACCGGCTCAGAGGAAACAGTTTTGAAAGACCAGATCAAGGGATATTTTATTTCCCACGGCCATTTGGATCATTTAGCCGGTCTTATTATCAATTCTCCGGCTGATGCCAAAAAAGATATTTTTGCCATACCATCGGTAATTCAGATTCTGCAGAATCATTATTTTATTACAGATACCTGGATCAATTTCGCAGATCAGGGACAGAAGCCTATCCTTGGAAAATATCATTATAATGAACTTCAGGAGGGAGTAGAAACTCCAACACAGAAGACTTCTTTTTTCTTAACAGGATTTGAATTAAGCCATGTCAATCCATATAAAAGCAGTGCTGCATTGGTCAGAAATAATGACTATTACCTTCTTTATCTTGGAGATACTGGTGCCGACAGAATTGAGAAGTCTGACCGCATGGACAATCTTTGGAAAAATGTAGCCCCATTGATCCAAAAAAAACAATTAAACACCCTATTGATTGAAGTTTCTTTCCCAAACAGCCAGCCTGAAAATCTTCTGTTTGGTCACCTTACCCCTAATCTTTTAGTAGAAGAACTGGAAAAACTGAAGGAAAAAACCGGAAAAAAAGATCTGGAAGACCTTACTATTGTGGTTACCCACAGAAAACCCACAGGTAACAATCCTGAGATCATCAAACAAGAATTATTGAAAAACAATCCTTTAAAGGTAAAATATGTTTTCCCTGAACAGGGTAAAAGAATTAACTTACCTTAA
- a CDS encoding AraC family transcriptional regulator produces MNDEFIENGFEFEARIKDHIAYFPLAGESENLRFRAPNSYVIIFFERASGIHTIDFVEYEEKDNQIHISFPGQMHSWKTHKGARGHKLILSKRFVEAKLYSSKVLSPLSNKFPVINVPQAMSEKLSFEFKLISDEYKDDNYNLDVLSFRTKIIFSFIDELLGEEERKELLTTRRNPIVVNFFELIEKNFTESKAVAFYADKLSVTPNYLNVITKNTLGVTAKELIDSRVVLEAKRQLKGSTQTIKEVAFNLGFYSIASFSVFIRNRTGIYPSKFRKT; encoded by the coding sequence ATGAACGATGAATTTATTGAAAATGGTTTTGAATTTGAAGCAAGGATAAAAGACCATATCGCGTATTTTCCCTTAGCAGGTGAAAGTGAGAATTTGCGTTTTAGAGCACCTAATAGTTATGTAATTATTTTTTTTGAACGGGCTTCTGGTATTCATACTATTGATTTTGTAGAATATGAAGAGAAAGATAACCAGATTCATATTTCCTTTCCCGGACAGATGCATTCGTGGAAGACTCACAAAGGAGCAAGAGGGCATAAGCTGATTTTATCAAAAAGGTTTGTTGAAGCTAAATTATACAGTTCAAAAGTTTTATCTCCTTTATCTAACAAATTTCCAGTTATTAATGTACCTCAGGCCATGAGCGAAAAGTTATCATTTGAGTTTAAGCTGATCAGCGACGAATATAAAGATGATAATTACAATTTGGATGTGCTAAGCTTCAGGACTAAGATTATTTTCTCTTTTATTGATGAATTACTTGGTGAAGAGGAGAGGAAAGAACTTTTAACGACTAGAAGGAACCCAATTGTTGTAAACTTTTTTGAATTGATCGAAAAGAATTTTACAGAGTCCAAAGCTGTTGCTTTTTATGCAGATAAATTATCTGTAACGCCAAATTATTTAAATGTTATAACTAAAAATACGCTTGGAGTAACTGCGAAAGAGCTTATTGATTCAAGAGTGGTGTTGGAAGCAAAACGTCAATTAAAAGGGTCAACCCAAACTATCAAAGAGGTTGCCTTTAATTTGGGGTTTTACAGCATTGCTTCTTTTTCGGTTTTTATACGGAATAGAACGGGAATATATCCATCAAAATTTCGAAAGACTTAA
- a CDS encoding MsnO8 family LLM class oxidoreductase, whose protein sequence is MELKLSILDQTPIIKDGNASTALNNSLALAKMADTLGYHSILYSEHHGVEAYGSSSPEILATTVLANTKNIKVGTGGIMLRNYSAFKIAEWAKMLATFYPDRFILGLGKAPGGPKDAILALNGHKLPILNNINDKLEEIITYLKEQNYKDTELFAQPTHVLTLPEITWLGSGENSAKEAAKYGISYSMADFIVDGSNAEIQKMYQEAFNDKGYGSQPSFQSAISVSVAQNAEQARRNAFGMVYQFVESRKILAPGALKSSEEVETLIAKSEDKELFNSLLDKVVVATPDTIHSKLEEKALQYGTNDLVILSNMFREEDRIFTYESLI, encoded by the coding sequence ATGGAACTAAAATTAAGCATCCTAGACCAAACACCTATTATAAAAGATGGTAATGCTTCTACTGCCCTCAACAACAGTTTGGCATTAGCAAAAATGGCTGATACACTAGGCTATCACAGTATTCTGTATTCGGAGCACCATGGCGTGGAAGCCTATGGAAGTTCCAGTCCGGAAATTCTGGCAACAACAGTTCTTGCCAATACAAAAAACATTAAAGTAGGCACCGGAGGAATTATGCTCCGTAATTATTCTGCATTTAAAATTGCTGAATGGGCAAAAATGCTCGCTACATTTTACCCCGATCGTTTTATATTGGGCCTGGGAAAAGCACCCGGAGGACCGAAAGATGCTATTTTAGCATTGAATGGACATAAACTTCCCATCCTTAATAACATCAATGATAAACTGGAAGAAATTATCACCTATCTAAAAGAGCAAAACTATAAAGATACAGAACTGTTTGCTCAGCCTACTCATGTTTTGACATTACCGGAAATTACCTGGTTGGGTTCCGGAGAAAACTCGGCAAAAGAAGCAGCTAAATATGGTATATCCTACTCTATGGCTGATTTCATAGTAGATGGATCCAATGCAGAGATCCAGAAAATGTATCAGGAGGCATTTAATGATAAAGGATATGGAAGCCAGCCATCCTTTCAGTCAGCAATTTCTGTTTCCGTGGCCCAAAATGCAGAGCAGGCACGCCGTAATGCATTTGGAATGGTCTATCAGTTTGTAGAATCCAGAAAAATTCTGGCTCCCGGAGCATTGAAATCGTCTGAAGAAGTTGAAACTCTTATTGCTAAAAGTGAAGATAAAGAGTTGTTTAATTCCTTATTGGATAAAGTTGTAGTGGCCACTCCAGATACCATCCATTCAAAATTGGAAGAAAAAGCATTGCAGTATGGAACCAATGACCTTGTGATATTATCCAATATGTTCAGGGAAGAAGACAGGATCTTCACCTATGAAAGTCTTATTTAG
- a CDS encoding helix-turn-helix domain-containing protein, whose translation MIEFQQCLLESFYKKMGLHRVSQTDLEEVNSEKYKSYIKILYLPEGYTLTVDFKQYTTEEPTVFFINSNQHFHIENIGAEPGLMIYYNRDFYCIQIHDSEVACDGLLFNNLSNMPMITLNATDTIVITYILKAIQNEFRVKQAQQEEMLRVYLKQIIILSTRLWSVQHLDKVNDGIDHDTAFYRQFSLLVENHYKEKHAVADYADIIGIAPKTLTHRLKKMNMTQPNEVIKDRIILEAKRLLIHTAMSAKEIAYHLGYEDPAYFNRLFSLKVGNTPSNFRKKYDEGKKYN comes from the coding sequence ATGATTGAATTTCAACAATGTCTCCTTGAATCATTTTATAAAAAAATGGGACTGCACAGGGTTAGTCAGACTGACCTAGAGGAAGTTAATTCTGAAAAATATAAATCCTATATTAAGATTCTATATTTACCGGAAGGCTATACGCTTACTGTCGATTTTAAGCAGTATACAACGGAAGAACCAACGGTTTTCTTTATCAATAGCAATCAGCATTTTCATATTGAAAATATAGGAGCAGAGCCTGGTCTTATGATTTATTATAACCGGGACTTTTATTGTATTCAGATACACGATTCGGAGGTAGCCTGTGATGGCCTTTTATTCAATAATCTAAGCAATATGCCAATGATTACTTTAAATGCTACCGATACAATTGTTATTACCTATATTCTGAAAGCTATACAGAATGAATTCAGAGTGAAGCAGGCTCAGCAGGAAGAAATGCTGAGAGTGTACCTGAAGCAGATCATCATCCTTTCTACAAGACTATGGAGTGTTCAGCATCTGGACAAAGTAAATGACGGAATTGACCACGATACAGCTTTCTACCGCCAGTTTAGCCTGTTGGTGGAAAACCACTACAAAGAAAAGCATGCCGTTGCAGACTATGCAGATATAATAGGGATTGCTCCCAAAACACTGACCCACCGGTTAAAAAAAATGAATATGACTCAGCCCAATGAAGTCATCAAGGACCGTATTATTCTTGAGGCCAAAAGATTATTGATTCATACCGCGATGAGTGCCAAGGAAATTGCTTATCACCTCGGATATGAAGATCCGGCGTATTTTAACAGATTATTCTCGTTAAAAGTTGGGAACACACCTTCAAATTTTAGAAAAAAGTATGACGAGGGAAAAAAGTACAATTAA
- a CDS encoding winged helix-turn-helix domain-containing protein: MNMKMMPSLQTLQLITLERQGLTQTTPFGTGKKAVLTAMERLGYIQIDTLSVVERAHHHTLWTRIPDFQTNYLEELVEERKVFEYWFHAASYLPMQDFRYALPQMLHVKQNDSHYYNADKKIMEYVVDTIRTEGPKMARDFESKKNKAGSWWNWKPAKLALERLFMQGDLMISGRSGMQKTYDLTEKVLPSSINTTVPTPFEFAEYLVKTSLRAYGFATLKQITHLRKGDTLKKNVNLVLQSLLEKGEIQKISIEGLSYVFIQNDLLEKSDEITGSGVRLLSPFDNSIIHRDRVKQVFDFDFRLECYVPKEKRQYGYFCLPILFGNTFIGRVDCKAHRKDKKFELIHLHIENTDIIPELWIPSFTDAVKRFAVFNGCESLLLTQVSPPKLKSLINKALSH, encoded by the coding sequence ATGAATATGAAAATGATGCCTTCATTACAAACATTACAGCTTATCACATTAGAGCGTCAGGGATTGACACAAACTACTCCGTTCGGAACTGGAAAAAAAGCCGTGCTTACTGCTATGGAACGTCTCGGATATATACAGATTGATACATTATCTGTAGTAGAGAGGGCTCATCATCATACTCTATGGACAAGAATTCCTGATTTCCAGACTAATTACCTGGAAGAACTGGTAGAGGAACGTAAAGTATTTGAATACTGGTTTCATGCCGCGTCCTATCTTCCAATGCAGGATTTTCGCTATGCATTGCCCCAAATGCTTCATGTAAAGCAAAATGATTCTCATTATTATAATGCAGATAAAAAGATCATGGAATATGTAGTAGATACGATCCGCACAGAAGGCCCCAAAATGGCAAGAGATTTTGAGAGTAAAAAGAATAAAGCAGGAAGCTGGTGGAACTGGAAACCTGCAAAATTGGCTCTGGAAAGACTTTTCATGCAGGGAGACCTGATGATAAGCGGGCGCAGTGGTATGCAGAAAACCTATGATCTTACAGAAAAGGTATTGCCTTCATCCATCAATACAACAGTACCTACTCCATTTGAATTTGCTGAATATTTGGTCAAAACTTCTCTCCGCGCGTATGGTTTTGCAACGTTAAAACAGATCACCCATCTCAGGAAAGGTGATACATTGAAAAAAAATGTGAATTTGGTTTTACAATCCTTACTTGAAAAGGGCGAAATACAAAAAATTTCTATTGAAGGTCTTTCTTATGTTTTCATCCAGAATGATTTACTTGAAAAATCTGATGAGATAACCGGATCAGGTGTCAGATTGCTGTCTCCATTTGACAATTCCATTATTCATCGTGACCGTGTTAAACAAGTTTTTGATTTTGACTTCCGTCTTGAGTGCTATGTTCCCAAAGAAAAGAGGCAATATGGCTATTTCTGTCTGCCCATCTTATTTGGCAACACCTTTATTGGAAGAGTAGACTGTAAAGCCCATAGGAAGGATAAGAAATTTGAGCTGATCCACCTGCATATTGAGAATACAGATATTATTCCGGAACTTTGGATACCTTCTTTTACCGATGCTGTAAAGCGCTTTGCTGTTTTTAATGGCTGTGAATCACTGCTGCTGACCCAAGTGAGCCCACCAAAGCTGAAAAGTCTGATCAATAAAGCTTTGTCTCATTAA
- a CDS encoding helix-turn-helix domain-containing protein, which translates to MTLFLTPDNVYKLYHIDPSKKMEGIVILHQQNHPEKEYTKNTRIFDGLLLGFMIKGSMKAQIHFQEYELNEGDIAVLQPQLMIDTKSLSEDAEIITIGLSLDFITEFPVLREFVMNNEVRWQPVIRLQSEEIGLQKELVTLIQNFYHKSPTPKKAEMLRHLVIALMCLISEAYSGLINQNSFTKNRTHEIIDDFYVLISKYANQQRSVTFYAEKLHLTPQYLSTFLKQKTGKSVLQWIDHVMILHAKTLLKSTNLSVKQISHELNFEDSSVFCRFFKRVTGVSPGSFRNR; encoded by the coding sequence ATGACTCTATTCCTAACTCCTGACAATGTCTATAAGCTGTACCATATTGATCCTTCAAAAAAGATGGAAGGTATTGTTATTCTGCATCAACAAAACCATCCCGAAAAGGAATATACAAAGAACACCCGTATATTTGATGGGTTATTGCTAGGATTTATGATAAAGGGATCTATGAAAGCTCAGATCCACTTTCAGGAATATGAACTCAATGAAGGTGATATTGCTGTATTGCAACCCCAACTGATGATTGACACAAAATCCCTAAGCGAAGATGCAGAAATAATAACGATTGGGCTTTCTTTAGATTTTATTACAGAGTTCCCAGTCCTACGTGAATTTGTTATGAACAACGAGGTCCGATGGCAGCCTGTTATCAGGCTTCAATCTGAAGAAATAGGCTTACAAAAAGAATTGGTAACCCTGATACAAAATTTTTACCATAAAAGTCCCACTCCCAAAAAGGCTGAAATGCTACGTCATCTTGTAATTGCTCTAATGTGTCTGATTTCTGAAGCCTATTCTGGACTAATAAATCAAAATAGCTTTACCAAAAACCGTACTCATGAAATCATTGATGATTTTTATGTCTTGATTTCAAAATATGCAAACCAACAACGAAGTGTTACATTTTATGCGGAAAAACTTCATTTAACACCACAATACCTTTCAACTTTCTTGAAACAAAAAACAGGAAAATCAGTATTACAATGGATTGATCATGTAATGATTCTACATGCTAAAACATTACTCAAATCAACCAATTTATCTGTTAAACAGATTAGCCATGAATTAAATTTTGAAGATTCGAGTGTCTTCTGCAGATTTTTCAAAAGAGTTACCGGGGTTTCACCAGGAAGTTTCAGGAATAGATAA
- a CDS encoding NAD(P)H-dependent oxidoreductase, which yields MSLQETLNWRSATKGYNGKIIEDEKLEQILEAIRLAPSSSGLQPFKVLIIKNKELREKLQPISCNQDQIVQASHILVFAAWDEYTPERVDSFFAFSNQVRNLPHSATDDYRLNLLGMLEKQTKGQHFNNASKQTYIALGFGLLAAADLRVDATPIEGFDNEAVNELLNLPEQGLKSTVLMALGYKDEETDWWGKLDRVRRSKEELFVEIN from the coding sequence ATGTCACTACAAGAAACACTAAACTGGAGATCTGCAACAAAAGGCTATAACGGAAAAATCATTGAGGATGAAAAACTGGAGCAGATATTGGAGGCCATTCGTCTTGCCCCTTCAAGTTCAGGATTACAGCCATTTAAAGTTTTAATTATTAAAAATAAAGAACTGAGAGAAAAATTACAGCCGATTTCCTGCAATCAGGATCAAATTGTACAAGCCTCACATATTCTTGTCTTTGCTGCCTGGGACGAATATACCCCCGAGAGAGTTGATTCATTTTTTGCCTTCAGCAATCAGGTAAGAAACCTACCCCATAGTGCCACTGATGATTATCGTTTGAATCTATTGGGAATGCTGGAAAAGCAAACCAAAGGCCAGCATTTTAATAATGCTTCCAAACAAACCTACATTGCTTTAGGTTTCGGACTTTTGGCAGCAGCAGACCTTAGAGTAGATGCAACTCCCATAGAAGGATTCGACAATGAAGCTGTAAATGAACTATTGAATTTACCGGAACAAGGCTTAAAAAGTACCGTTTTAATGGCTCTTGGTTATAAAGATGAAGAAACAGACTGGTGGGGAAAGCTGGACAGAGTAAGAAGATCGAAAGAAGAGTTATTTGTGGAGATCAACTAA
- a CDS encoding TCR/Tet family MFS transporter has translation MKNSTKKAAIGFIFVTLLIDITGWGIILPVVPKLIKELIHGDISEAAQYGGWLGFAYAFTQFIFSPVVGNLSDRYGRRPIILISLFGFAVDYIFLALAPSIGWLFLGRIIAGFTGASISTTSAYIADISTDKDRAKNFGMIGAALGLGFIIGPVIGGLLGHYGARVPFYAAAGLCILNFLYGYFILPESLDKEKRRKFDWKRANPVGSLQFLGKHHEISGLIIVLILIYIGIHAVQSNWHFFTMYKFGWTERMVGISLGVLGLLLGLVQGILIRWTTPKLGEHKSIYYGLICYAVGLSLFAFATQEWMMLIFLIPYSLGGICGPALQSVITKNVPSNEQGELQGALTSLVSTTSILGPPIMTNLFYYFTHDEAPFKLPGAPFLFASILMLVSVIILHSVFHQKKGNKFKN, from the coding sequence ATGAAAAATTCAACAAAAAAAGCGGCAATCGGGTTTATATTTGTAACCTTACTGATTGACATTACAGGCTGGGGAATTATTCTTCCGGTAGTCCCTAAGCTAATCAAAGAACTTATTCATGGTGATATCAGTGAAGCTGCTCAATATGGTGGCTGGCTTGGTTTTGCTTATGCTTTTACACAGTTTATATTTTCACCTGTGGTAGGAAATCTCAGTGACCGGTATGGAAGGCGTCCTATTATTTTAATTTCTCTTTTTGGATTTGCTGTAGACTATATTTTTCTGGCGCTTGCTCCCTCTATCGGATGGTTATTTTTAGGAAGAATCATTGCAGGATTTACTGGAGCCAGCATATCAACTACAAGTGCCTATATCGCTGATATTTCAACAGATAAAGACAGGGCTAAAAACTTTGGTATGATTGGGGCTGCCCTGGGACTGGGGTTCATTATCGGACCTGTTATTGGAGGGCTATTGGGGCATTATGGAGCAAGAGTTCCGTTCTATGCCGCTGCCGGTCTGTGTATTTTAAATTTTCTTTATGGATACTTTATTCTTCCTGAAAGTTTAGATAAAGAGAAAAGAAGAAAATTTGACTGGAAACGTGCTAATCCGGTCGGATCACTTCAATTTTTAGGAAAGCACCATGAAATATCGGGTTTGATTATTGTTTTAATTCTAATCTATATTGGAATTCATGCTGTACAGAGCAACTGGCATTTTTTTACCATGTATAAATTTGGCTGGACTGAACGAATGGTCGGAATTTCTCTTGGGGTACTTGGATTATTATTAGGATTGGTTCAAGGTATTCTAATAAGATGGACAACTCCTAAATTGGGAGAACATAAGAGCATTTATTATGGGCTTATTTGCTATGCAGTAGGATTGTCTTTATTTGCCTTTGCCACACAGGAATGGATGATGCTTATCTTCCTTATCCCCTATAGTTTAGGTGGAATTTGCGGTCCTGCATTGCAATCAGTTATCACCAAAAATGTCCCATCCAATGAACAAGGTGAACTTCAGGGGGCATTAACAAGTTTAGTAAGTACTACCTCCATCCTAGGGCCTCCAATAATGACTAATTTATTTTATTATTTCACACATGATGAAGCGCCTTTCAAACTTCCGGGAGCTCCTTTTCTGTTTGCTTCTATTTTAATGCTAGTTAGTGTAATAATTCTTCATTCTGTATTCCATCAAAAAAAGGGAAATAAATTCAAGAATTAG
- a CDS encoding helix-turn-helix domain-containing protein, with protein MQDRVLLETKRLLLSTELNLKQICVELGFVETAHFCQFVKLKLGMTPTQFREHAAVI; from the coding sequence ATCCAAGACAGAGTATTACTGGAAACCAAACGGCTGCTACTATCAACAGAGTTGAATCTGAAACAAATTTGTGTTGAACTAGGTTTTGTAGAAACTGCTCACTTTTGTCAGTTTGTTAAATTAAAATTAGGAATGACGCCAACTCAGTTTAGAGAACACGCTGCAGTGATCTAA
- a CDS encoding alpha/beta hydrolase has protein sequence MAQQRPYKGENDPQIFTEVRTFLQALNSGEGTPMELLSPEEARQILVGAQKSVEVDYSGIEETEQIINQNGYEVNIHITKPKGSQPNAPVFIFTHGGGWVLGDYPTHRRLVRDLVVESGAVAVFPDYTPSPEAKYPLAINQIYAAMQWVAEHGEEIGVDGKNLAVVGNSVGGNMTAVMALMAKNNNGPHIKLQVLLWPVADADFETVSYNEFSEGRFLTKNMMKWFWDNYLPDTEKRKEIYASPLQASLEQLKGLPPALVQTAENDVLRDEGEAYARKLNEAGVEVTLTRYGGLIHDYGLLNPLANIPAIQTSILQAAAVIKDKLSR, from the coding sequence ATGGCACAACAAAGACCTTACAAAGGAGAAAATGATCCTCAGATTTTTACTGAAGTACGCACGTTTTTACAGGCATTGAACTCGGGAGAGGGTACACCCATGGAGTTATTAAGCCCGGAAGAAGCCCGTCAGATCCTGGTAGGTGCTCAGAAATCCGTTGAAGTTGATTATTCAGGAATTGAAGAAACAGAACAGATAATCAATCAGAACGGATATGAAGTTAATATTCACATTACCAAACCTAAAGGAAGTCAGCCCAATGCACCGGTATTTATCTTCACTCATGGGGGAGGATGGGTGTTGGGAGATTATCCTACTCACCGCAGACTGGTAAGAGATTTGGTTGTGGAAAGTGGCGCAGTAGCTGTATTTCCAGATTATACCCCTTCACCGGAAGCAAAATATCCGTTGGCAATCAATCAGATTTATGCAGCAATGCAATGGGTTGCTGAACATGGAGAAGAAATTGGCGTTGATGGAAAAAACCTTGCCGTTGTCGGGAATAGTGTGGGAGGAAATATGACTGCTGTAATGGCATTGATGGCAAAAAATAACAACGGTCCACATATTAAACTACAGGTACTGCTATGGCCTGTTGCTGATGCGGATTTTGAAACCGTTTCCTACAATGAATTTTCGGAAGGTAGATTCCTTACCAAAAATATGATGAAATGGTTCTGGGACAACTATCTTCCAGACACAGAAAAACGTAAAGAAATCTACGCATCTCCTCTACAAGCTTCCTTAGAACAATTAAAAGGATTACCTCCTGCTTTGGTTCAGACGGCAGAAAATGACGTACTTCGTGATGAAGGAGAAGCCTATGCAAGAAAATTAAATGAGGCCGGGGTAGAAGTAACCCTAACAAGATATGGTGGACTTATTCATGATTATGGCTTATTAAACCCTTTAGCTAACATACCAGCTATACAAACATCAATTTTACAGGCTGCAGCAGTGATAAAAGATAAACTTAGCAGATAG